Proteins encoded within one genomic window of Natator depressus isolate rNatDep1 chromosome 1, rNatDep2.hap1, whole genome shotgun sequence:
- the FAM83F gene encoding protein FAM83F, with protein MADSQLICLDDTHVNEKVTEAQARFYYSEEQRRALEALVAQGEPAYRERLRQGQLRDFLSSRELRALPAGWRGYDAHLEGGGAGGEGVSLAYWPECSDTEVPPLDLGWTDKNFYRGISRVSLFTHPWKEENAPHLKQIIREMIQQAQRIIAVVMDLFTDRDIFQDIVDAAYKRRIPVYIILDEEGVKFFLEMCKCMNLSSFQIQNIRVRFVTGVGFYMPSGKIKGTLASRFLMVDGEKVATGSYSFTWSSSHIDRNILLLLTGQNVEMFDVEFRELYAISEEVSLYKELNIASPFNSGAGISALRSSTVSRKMINPKYGLVTGAAPGEMFWASRQRQEAQEKLERNEEESESKKRLNQFLNDLITVEQVLPEILPPLESLGRENRSPQRLLSWFHRGLKHKSKSRESIRDTKKDEEASSSVTNGETNSKQGKRFGSGFFSRKAKRPPVMKTEANSFAREGLSGEEFVIVKAACEDLISFSPVSIRSSVGTSGKINPNSSTGDKNKQSACVMS; from the exons ATGGCGGACTCCCAGCTGATCTGCCTGGACGACACGCACGTGAACGAGAAGGTGACCGAGGCCCAGGCCAGGTTCTACTACAGCGAGGAGCAGCGCCGGGCGCTGGAGGCGCTGGTCGCCCAGGGCGAGCCGGCCTACCGGGAGCGGCTGCGGCAGGGGCAGCTGCGGGACTTCCTCTCCAGCCGCGAGCTGCGAGCCCTGCCGGCCGGCTGGCGCGGCTACGATGCGCACCTGGAGGGCGGCGGGGCCGGCGGCGAGGGCGTCTCGCTCGCCTACTGGCCGGAGTGCTCCGACACCGAGGTGCCGCCGCTGGACTTGGGCTGGACGGACAAGAACTTCTACCGGGGCATCAGCCGGGTGAGTCTCTTCACCCACCCCTGGAAGGAGGAGAACGCGCCGCACCTCAAGCAGATCATTCGGGAGATGATCCAGCAGGCACAGAGG ATCATTGCGGTGGTAATGGATCTGTTTACAGACCGGGACATCTTCCAGGATATTGTGGACGCAGCATATAAGCGCCGGATCCCAGTCTATATAATCCTGGATGAGGAGGGTGTGAAGTTCTTCCTGGAGATGTGCAAGTGTATGAATCTCAGTAGCTTCCAGATCCAG AACATCCGTGTACGTTTTGTGACGGGAGTTGGGTTCTATATGCCATCAGGGAAGATCAAAGGCACCTTGGCCTCCCGGTTCCTGATGGTGGATGGTGAAAAAGTGGCCACTGGGTCCTACAG TTTCACTTGGAGCTCATCCCACATCGACAGAAACATCCTCCTGTTGTTGACGGGGCAGAATGTGGAGATGTTTGACGTCGAGTTTCGTGAGCTCTACGCCATCTCTGAGGAGGTCAGTCTCTACAAGGAGCTGAACATTGCTAGCCCTTTTAATTCAGGAGCTGGGATATCGGCGCTTCGCTCCTCCACTGTGTCTCGTAAGATGATCAACCCCAAGTATGGTCTAGTGACAGGGGCTGCCCCTGGTGAAATGTTCTGGGCTTCACGCCAGAGGCAGGAGGCacaggagaaactggaaaggaatGAGGAGGAAAGTGAGTCAAAGAAGCGGCTGAATCAGTTTCTGAATGACTTGATCACGGTGGAGCAGGTGCTACCAGAAATTCTGCCACCTCTTGAGAGCTTGGGGAGAGAGAACCGGAGTCCCCAGAGATTGCTCTCCTGGTTCCATCGGGGTCTGAAACATAAGTCCAAATCCAGGGAGTCCATTCGCGACACCAAAAAGGACGAGGAAGCTAGCAGCTCTGTTACCAATGGGGAAACCAACTCCAAGCAGGGTAAGAGGTTTGGCAGCGGCTTTTTCAGCAGGAAAGCTAAACGGCCCCCCGTCATGAAAACTGAGGCCAATTCTTTTGCCCGTGAGGGACTCTCAGGAGAAGAGTTTGTGATCGTGAAGGCGGCATGCGAGGACCTgatcagcttcagccctgtcagCATTCGGAGTAGTGTGGGCACCTCAG GTAAAATTAACCCAAACTCTTCCACAGGGGATAAAAACAAACAGTCAGCCTGTGTGATGTCTTGA